GCGGCCCGGGTGCCGGTGGACTGGCTGAAGTCGTACGTCATCCGCAGACCGGTGCCGGTGTGGCCGGGCGCCGGCGCGACCGATCCGCTGGCCCGGGCCTGACTGAACCGCCAGGACGCGGCGTCGTCGAAGTCGGCAACCGGCACGTCGGTCAACCCGACGGTGACCGGCACGACGGTGCTGTTCCGTCCGACGTGGACAGTGATCAGGCCGGAGCCGGTGTCCCGCAGCGCGGTGACGGCGAGGTTGCCGTCCTCGGTGGGGGTGACCCGCAGCAGGTCCCGGTCGTAGTCGAGGGTCAGGTCGGCCGGCTCGATCGGCGCGGTGTTGCCCTCGGCGTCGTAGCCGACCACCCCGACCACGGCGTTGCCGTCCCGGCCGGTGAGCCCGACCCGCTCCACCGTGAGGCCGATCCGTTCCAGCGAGCCGAGCACGGTGAGGCCCAGTGAGCCGGTGGCCCGGCCGCGTGCGGCGGTGACCGTGCTGGTCCCCGACGCGCCAGCGTGGAACACACCGTGCTGGTCGACGCGGCCGCGCGCCGCCGGGGTGGCCCGCCAGGTCGGCGTGCCGGCCGCCGGGCCGTACGTCTCGTCGTAGCCGGCCGCGGTGAGGGTGCGGGTCAGACCGGGAAAGACCCGGTCCGGCCGGCCACCGCGCACCGGTGAGACGCCCGGGGCTGCGGTGGGGTCGCTGGCGGTCTCCACCCAGTAGCCGGTGAGCCGACCGCTGCCCTTCGGCGCGTAGATGGCCAGGCCGTTGGGCACGGGTCGCTCGCTGCCGTCGGAGGGGCTGTTCTCCACCTGCACGGCGGGCGCGCCCGGCTCTCGGGCCAGCAACGTGGACGATCCGCCGCCGTCCAGGTTGAGCGCGTGGTGGGCACCCAGCTCGGCCATCATCCGACCCATCTCGGTCTGAGTCACGCCACGGCTGTCGACCTGCCGACCATCCACCGTCAACATGATCATTTTGCGACCGTCGGCGGTGAAGCCGACCGCGGTGCGTGGGGCCAGCGCAGGGTCGGCGATGCTCTGCACGACGCCGTCGCGGACCAGGACGTTGCCGCCGCCGACCGCCGCGTGCAGGGAGCTGCCGTCGGACGACTTCGGCTGCCAGGCCACCGTCACCGGGTCACCGGGGCGGAGCCCGGCCAGCGCGTCCGCGCCGGCGTCGCGGCCGAGCAGCACGGTGCTGCCGGCGACGATCGGGCCGCTGCCGGCCGCGCCGGCCACCGCGGCCACCCGGCCGCCGGCCACGGTGACCTCGACGACCCGGGCCGCGCCCGCGACCGCCCGCTCCCGGGAGTACGTCCCCCAGAGCTCGGTGAACGCGCCGATGCCGTTGGCCTGCACGATGTTGTTGAACTGGGTCAGCGGCACCGGCCCGCTGGGCAGGGTGGCGGTGCCGTCGAAGTTCACCTCGATCACGCGGCCGAGCCCGTCGGCGGTGACCGCCACCGCGTTGCGGTGACCGCTGACCGCCGACTGGATCAGCTCGCCGTCGCGGATGCCGACGCCCTGGGCGGCCCCGGAGTTGTTGATGTCGAAGAAGTCGCCGTTGACCGCGGCGACCGCGCGCGAGCCGTCCACCGCAGTGCGCAGCGGCTCGGCCCGGCTGACCGCTCCGGAGTTGACGTAGTCGACAGTGGCGCCGCCGGTGAGATCGGTGGTGAGCGCGTCGGCACGCAGCCAGCCATCGGCGTCGTACCGGTCGAAGGAGGTGAGCTGCACGCCCGGCGCGACCGGCCGGGTGGCCTTCGTGGTCTCCAGACCGCCGGCCGGCTCCAGGCCGGCGGCGACGGTCGGGGCGGCGATCGGGGCGGAGACGGCGGTCGGGGCCGGCGGGGCGGCGGTCGCCGGCACCGGAACGGCCAGGGTGAGCAGCGGTGTCAGCAGCAGGACGCCGGTGCGACGGGCGGAACGTCTGCGGGTACGCATGGACGACAGTCAACCCGATAGTGAATAGAAGTTTCAAGATGTACCGACTGAACCGAAGGAAAACTCCACCCCTCGCCACCGGGCGGGGTGGACACGACGAAGGGGCACGGCCGGGTTGGCCGTGCCCCTTCGTCGTCTTGTCACCCGGGGATGGTTACTCCCCCGGCGTCGACTTCGCGATCTGCATCAGGAACTCGATGTTGGTGCGGGACTGCTTGAGCCGGTCCAGCAGCAGGTCCAGCGCCGCCTGCGAGTCCAGCGAGTGCAGCACCTTGCGGAGCTTGTGGATGATGGCCAGCTCCTCCGGCGCGAGCAGGACCTCTTCCTTACGCGTACCGGACGGGTTGATGTCGATGGCCGGGAAGGTTCGCTTGTCGGCGATCTTCCGGTCCAGCTTCAGCTCCGCGTTACCGGTGCCCTTGAACTCCTCGAAGATGACCGTGTCCGCCATGGACCCGGTCTCCACCAGCGCGGTGGCGAGGATGGTCAGCGACCCGCCGTTCTCGATGTTGCGGGCCGCGCCGAGGAAACGCTTCGGCGGGTAGAGCGCGGTGGAGTCGATACCACCCGACATGATCCGGCCGCTGGCCGGCGCCGCCAGGTTGTACGACCGACCGAGCCGGGTCACCGAGTCCAGCAGCACGACCACGTCGTGCCCCAGCTCGACCAGGCGCTTCGCCCGCTCGATCGCCAGCTCAGCGACCGTGGTGTGGTCCTGCGGCGGCCGGTCGAACGTGGCCGCGATGACCTCGCCCTTCACCGAACGCTGCATGTCGGTGACCTCTTCGGGCCGTTCGTCCACCAGCACCACCATCAGGTGGCACTCCGGGTTGTTGCGGGTGATCGCGTTCGCGATCGCCTGCAGCACCATCGTCTTACCCGCCTTCGGCGGCGACACGATGAGCGCCCGCTGGCCCTTGCCGATCGGCATGACCAGGTCGATGACCCGGGTGGTCAGGATGTGCGGCTCGGTCTCCAACCGCAGGCGCTCCTGCGGGTACAGCGGCGTGAGCTTGTAGAACTCCGGCCGGCGCCGCGCCTCCTCCGGCTCCATGCCGTTGATGGTGTCCAGCCGCATCAGCGGGTTGTACTTGTCCCGCCGCTGGTCGCCACTGTTGCCGCCCTCGCGGGCCGCACGCACCGCACCGGTGATCGCGTCACCGCGGCGCAGGCCGTACTTCTTGATCTGGGACATCGAGACGTACACGTCGTTCGGGCCGGCCAGGTAACCGGTCGTCCGCACGAAGGCGTAGTTGTCGAGCACGTCGATGATGCCGGCCACCGGGACGAGCACGTCGTCCTCGCCGACCTGCGGCTCGCGCCCACCGGTGTCGGCACCGGTCTCGGTGCGCTCGCCACGGCCGCGGCGACGGTCCCGGAAGCGGCTGCGCCGGCCACGCCGGCCGCCGCCCTCGCCGTCATCGTCGTCGTTGTCGCGCTCGGCGCGCTGACCACGGTCGTTGCGGTCGCCCCGGTCGTTGCGCTCGGGACGGTCACCACGCTCGTTGCGCTCGGCACGCTCGCCTCGCTCGGCACGGTCACCACGCTCGTTGCGCTCGCCCCGCTCGGCACGCTCGCCCCGGTCGTTGCGCTCGGCACGCTCGCCCCGCTCGGCACGCTCGCCCCGCTCGGGACGCTCTGCCCGGTCGGCACGCTCCACCCGGTCGTTGCGCTCGCCCCGCTCGGCACGCTCTGCCCGCTCGGCACGCTCCGGACGCTCGGCACGCTCTGCGCGCTCCGGACGCTCGGCACGCTCCGCGCGCTCCGGACGCTCGGCACGCTCTGCGCGCTCCGGACGCTCGGCCCGGTCCCGGCGGTTCTCACCCCGGTCGGTCCGCTCGCCGGCCTCCGCCTCGTCGGTGCGTGCCTCAGTGGGACGCGCCTCCGCCGCGGTGGTCCGGCTCCGCCGGGTACGACCCCGGCCCTCGGTCTCGGCGGCCGGCTCGGCCGGCGCCTGGTCGGTGCTGCGTCCCTCGGCCGCCGGACGGTCCACGGTCTCCCGCACCTCCTCACGAGCCGGAGCGGCCGCAGCCGCGACCTCAGCCCGCGGTCGAGGGGTCCCGGCGGCGTTGCCGCCCTGCCGCTCGGAGATCGCGGCGATCAGCTCGCCTTTGCGCATGCGAGCCGTGCCGGAGATGCCGAGCGACGCGGCCAGGCTCTGCAGCTCTGGCAGCAGCATCGCCGACAGACCGGTGCCGCTACGCCGCCGACGGGCGGGAGCGGCGGTGGTGGCATCGCCAGCGACGTTGGAAACATCCGACGTCACGTCGGTGGTGTCGCTCAATGGATTCCTTCCCTCGATAAAGGCCGGGACTGCCCGGAGTCAGAACTCAGGTGGCCGGGCGGCCTCGGTGCACCCGCCTCGCAAGGACGCGTCGCGGGAGTCTGTGACACAGCAGCCGGTCGGTATCCCGACTCACCAAAGGTCGGTGAGCAGGTCTCGCCGTCTGCGGCGACCTGTGGAAACTGCGGTGCGGCGTGAGCCTTGGGCAGGGGTGACGGGCTGACCGCCGAGAGCTTCGGGGGTGCGCCGCCCCGCAGGAGATCGCGTGCTTCGCGGCTGTGCTAGGTCTAGAGCGTAATCAACTCTTCCGACCTGCGGCAACAGGGTCCCGCTCGGCGTGTCCAAGTCTACCCCGGGCAACCCTTGCACCGCTGACGTCTATCGGTAACTGCCAGATCTGCCAATCTGTTCCCATCGGGAAGGCGGCCGGTGGGTCACTGAGCGCCAGGACAGTCGGCCCCGCACCACTGATCACAGCCGCCACACCGGCCGCTCGCAACTCGCTGACCAGGGCGGACGTCCCCGGCATCGCGGGTGCGCGGTAATCCTGGTGGAGCCGGTCGACGGTGGCCGGCAGCAGCAGTGTCGGGTCGGCGGTCAGCGCGTGCACCAGCAGCGCGGCCCGCCCGGCGGTCAACGCGGCGTCGCCGTGCGGCACGGTGGCCGGCAACGCCGCCCTCGCGGTCGCGGTCAGCCCGCGCTCCGCCGGAACGAAAACAGTGGGCCGGACCCCGTCAGCGACCGGCAGGGACACCGCGCGGGCGCCGGTCGACTCGGACCAGGCCAGCGTGAAGCCCCCGAGCAGGCACGGCGCGACATTGTCCGGATGGCCCTCGATCTCGGCGGCCAGCCGGAGAACGGCCGCGTCGTCCAGCCGGCGCTCCCCATCGGTGACCAGGGCGCGAGCCAGCAACACACCGGCGACGATCGCGGCGGACGAGGAGCCCAACCCACGCGCCTGCGGGATCCGGTTGACGCACTCCACGCTCAGCCCCTCGGGCTGGGCACCGAGCACGTCGAAGGCGGCCCGCATCGCCCGCACCACCAGGTGCCGGTCGTCGTCGGGCAGCTCACCGGCCCCCTGCCCGGTCACCGTCACCCGGACCCCACCCGAGGTGACCTCGGCGGCCAGGTCGTCGTAGAGGCCGAGGGCGAGACCGAGCGCGTCGAAGCCCGGGCCCAGGTTGGCACTGGTCGCGGGGACCCGGACCCGGACCGGCCCGGCGGTGAAGTTCGTCGGCACGGGCTCATGCTAGGGGTCGGCACCGACGTTCCGGTCCTGCGCCCGCAGCGTGGGACCGGCGCGCTCAGCCGGCCGGGTCGGGAACCGGCTCGGCAGCCGGGGTGGTGAGCGAGAGTCGGCGGGTGGCGATCCGCCAGCCGACCGCGTACACGAGGGTGACCAGCCCACAGCCGGCCAGCACCACCCGCTCGTCCACCACGTCCACCACCAGGGCCACGGCCAGTTGGCTCACCGAGATGGC
The nucleotide sequence above comes from Micromonospora sp. NBC_00389. Encoded proteins:
- a CDS encoding phosphodiester glycosidase family protein, with product MRTRRRSARRTGVLLLTPLLTLAVPVPATAAPPAPTAVSAPIAAPTVAAGLEPAGGLETTKATRPVAPGVQLTSFDRYDADGWLRADALTTDLTGGATVDYVNSGAVSRAEPLRTAVDGSRAVAAVNGDFFDINNSGAAQGVGIRDGELIQSAVSGHRNAVAVTADGLGRVIEVNFDGTATLPSGPVPLTQFNNIVQANGIGAFTELWGTYSRERAVAGAARVVEVTVAGGRVAAVAGAAGSGPIVAGSTVLLGRDAGADALAGLRPGDPVTVAWQPKSSDGSSLHAAVGGGNVLVRDGVVQSIADPALAPRTAVGFTADGRKMIMLTVDGRQVDSRGVTQTEMGRMMAELGAHHALNLDGGGSSTLLAREPGAPAVQVENSPSDGSERPVPNGLAIYAPKGSGRLTGYWVETASDPTAAPGVSPVRGGRPDRVFPGLTRTLTAAGYDETYGPAAGTPTWRATPAARGRVDQHGVFHAGASGTSTVTAARGRATGSLGLTVLGSLERIGLTVERVGLTGRDGNAVVGVVGYDAEGNTAPIEPADLTLDYDRDLLRVTPTEDGNLAVTALRDTGSGLITVHVGRNSTVVPVTVGLTDVPVADFDDAASWRFSQARASGSVAPAPGHTGTGLRMTYDFSQSTGTRAAYADPPAWIEVPGQPQAFGMWIHGNGTGEWPSLHLHDAQDTQHVLRGPLITWTGWRYVEFAVPAGVQYPVRVRRFYVAETIATAQYRSEVIIDDLVAKVPPSVDVPVEAPRTDRVVIRDGTVDGAPWRFAVLSDAQFVAANPDSDLVAQARRTLREVKAARPDFLLINGDFVDTAYPADFTLAKRILDEELGDALPWYYVPGNHEIMGAPISNFQAAFGATSRVFDHAGTRFVTLNSSTGTLRGGGFDQVRMLRETLDAAATDKRVGSVVVLHHHPPRDPSPAQASQLGDRKEAALLEQWLADFQHRTGKGALFVGGHVGTFHAERVDGVPYVINGNAGKTPSTPADQGGFTGWTEFGVDPVTPAEADQARRDARAEGPRWVDVEFHAHVDQLALTAPASVAVGTPAPVTATLTQPGGRTVPVAAPVSADWSASPGVHIGSAAGVRPWHRARFDPASGTLTALRPGSVVLAVTVNGVRAETAITLTARAAAPAA
- the thrB gene encoding homoserine kinase, producing MPTNFTAGPVRVRVPATSANLGPGFDALGLALGLYDDLAAEVTSGGVRVTVTGQGAGELPDDDRHLVVRAMRAAFDVLGAQPEGLSVECVNRIPQARGLGSSSAAIVAGVLLARALVTDGERRLDDAAVLRLAAEIEGHPDNVAPCLLGGFTLAWSESTGARAVSLPVADGVRPTVFVPAERGLTATARAALPATVPHGDAALTAGRAALLVHALTADPTLLLPATVDRLHQDYRAPAMPGTSALVSELRAAGVAAVISGAGPTVLALSDPPAAFPMGTDWQIWQLPIDVSGARVARGRLGHAERDPVAAGRKS
- the rho gene encoding transcription termination factor Rho — encoded protein: MSDTTDVTSDVSNVAGDATTAAPARRRRSGTGLSAMLLPELQSLAASLGISGTARMRKGELIAAISERQGGNAAGTPRPRAEVAAAAAPAREEVRETVDRPAAEGRSTDQAPAEPAAETEGRGRTRRSRTTAAEARPTEARTDEAEAGERTDRGENRRDRAERPERAERAERPERAERAERPERAERAERPERAERAERAERGERNDRVERADRAERPERGERAERGERAERNDRGERAERGERNERGDRAERGERAERNERGDRPERNDRGDRNDRGQRAERDNDDDDGEGGGRRGRRSRFRDRRRGRGERTETGADTGGREPQVGEDDVLVPVAGIIDVLDNYAFVRTTGYLAGPNDVYVSMSQIKKYGLRRGDAITGAVRAAREGGNSGDQRRDKYNPLMRLDTINGMEPEEARRRPEFYKLTPLYPQERLRLETEPHILTTRVIDLVMPIGKGQRALIVSPPKAGKTMVLQAIANAITRNNPECHLMVVLVDERPEEVTDMQRSVKGEVIAATFDRPPQDHTTVAELAIERAKRLVELGHDVVVLLDSVTRLGRSYNLAAPASGRIMSGGIDSTALYPPKRFLGAARNIENGGSLTILATALVETGSMADTVIFEEFKGTGNAELKLDRKIADKRTFPAIDINPSGTRKEEVLLAPEELAIIHKLRKVLHSLDSQAALDLLLDRLKQSRTNIEFLMQIAKSTPGE